One Candidatus Obscuribacterales bacterium genomic window carries:
- the psbC gene encoding photosystem II reaction center protein CP43, with the protein METPFNSSYVSAGNRDLESSGFAWWSGNARLINLSGKLLGAHVAHAGLIVFWAGAMTLFEVAHFVPEKPMYEQGIILLSHLATLGWGVGPGGEVTDTFPYFVVGVLHLISSAVLGLGGIYHAVRGPEVLEEYSSFFGYDWKDKNKMTTIIGIHLILLGCGAFLLVLKAMFFGGVYDTWAPGGGDVRVITNPTLNPAVIFGYLLKSPFGGEGWIVSVNNMEDIIGGHIWVGIICIAGGVWHILTKPFAWARRAFVWSGEAYLSYSLGALSLMGFIASIMVWYNNTAYPSEFFGPTGPEASQAQALTFLVRDQRLGANVGSAQGPTGLGKYLMRSPTGEIIFGGETMRFWDFQGPWLEPLRGPNGLDLDKIKNDIQPWQARRAAEYMTHAPLGSLNSVGGVATEINSVNFVSPRAWLSTSHFVLGFFFLVGHLWHAGRARAAEAGFEKGINRETEPVLSMSDLD; encoded by the coding sequence GTGGAAACGCCCTTTAATAGTTCTTATGTATCGGCTGGAAACCGTGACCTAGAATCATCAGGGTTTGCCTGGTGGTCTGGAAACGCCCGCCTGATCAACTTGTCCGGTAAGCTGCTGGGTGCTCACGTTGCCCACGCTGGTTTGATTGTGTTCTGGGCCGGAGCCATGACCTTGTTTGAGGTGGCTCACTTCGTCCCTGAAAAGCCTATGTATGAGCAAGGCATCATCTTGCTCTCTCACTTGGCGACCCTTGGTTGGGGTGTTGGGCCTGGCGGTGAAGTTACCGATACCTTCCCCTACTTTGTGGTGGGCGTACTTCACTTGATTTCTTCTGCAGTTCTTGGTCTAGGCGGCATCTACCACGCCGTGCGCGGTCCGGAAGTGCTAGAGGAGTACTCTTCTTTCTTTGGCTATGACTGGAAAGACAAGAACAAGATGACCACCATCATTGGGATCCACTTGATCCTGTTGGGTTGTGGTGCTTTCTTGCTCGTCTTGAAAGCTATGTTCTTTGGTGGCGTGTACGATACGTGGGCACCCGGTGGTGGTGACGTACGTGTGATTACTAACCCCACATTGAACCCCGCTGTTATCTTTGGCTATTTGTTGAAGTCTCCCTTTGGTGGCGAAGGCTGGATCGTCAGCGTCAACAACATGGAAGACATCATCGGTGGTCACATCTGGGTCGGCATTATTTGTATTGCGGGTGGCGTCTGGCACATTTTGACCAAGCCTTTCGCTTGGGCTCGCCGTGCATTTGTGTGGTCCGGTGAAGCCTATCTGTCTTACAGCTTGGGTGCGCTGTCCCTGATGGGATTCATCGCCTCGATCATGGTCTGGTACAACAACACTGCTTACCCCAGTGAGTTCTTCGGTCCTACTGGCCCCGAAGCATCTCAGGCGCAAGCGCTCACCTTCTTGGTGCGTGACCAACGCTTGGGTGCCAACGTCGGTTCTGCTCAAGGACCTACCGGTCTAGGTAAGTACCTGATGCGCTCTCCAACCGGTGAAATCATCTTCGGTGGTGAGACGATGCGTTTCTGGGATTTCCAAGGTCCTTGGCTGGAGCCGCTCCGTGGCCCCAACGGTCTAGACCTTGACAAGATCAAGAACGACATTCAGCCTTGGCAAGCGCGCCGCGCGGCTGAGTATATGACCCATGCACCGCTGGGTTCTCTCAACTCTGTAGGTGGTGTGGCAACGGAAATCAACTCGGTGAACTTTGTATCTCCCCGTGCTTGGTTGTCTACCTCTCACTTTGTTCTAGGGTTCTTCTTCCTTGTAGGTCACCTCTGGCATGCCGGGCGCGCTCGGGCTGCTGAAGCTGGCTTTGAGAAAGGGATTAACCGCGAAACTGAGCCTGTGTTGTCGATGAGCGACCTAGACTAG